A region of Solanum dulcamara chromosome 7, daSolDulc1.2, whole genome shotgun sequence DNA encodes the following proteins:
- the LOC129894252 gene encoding eukaryotic translation initiation factor 4E-1: MAAAEMEKTTSFREAEKLKADGGGEEDDELEEGEIVEESDDTAAAYLGKEITAKHPLEHSWTFWFDNHQAKSKQAAWGSSLRNIYTFSTIEDFWGAYNNIHHPSKLVVGADFHCFKHKIVPQWEDPVCANGGVWKMNFSKGRSDTSWLYTLLAMIGHQFDHGDEICGAVVSIRGKAEKLALWTKNAANETAQVSIGKQWKQFLDYSDSVGFIFHDDAQRLDRSAKNRYTV; encoded by the exons ATGGCAGCAGCTGAAATGGAGaaaacgacgtcgtttcgtgaAGCTGAGAAGTTGAAGGCCGatggaggaggagaagaagatgatgaactTGAAGAAGGTGAGATTGTTGAAGAATCAGATGATACAGCGGCGGCGTATTTGGGCAAAGAAATCACAGCGAAGCATCCATTAGAGCATTCATGGACTTTTTGGTTTGATAATCATCAGGCGAAATCTAAACAAGCTGCTTGGGGAAGCTCACTTCGTAACATCTACACTTTCTCTACTATTGAAGATTTTTGGGG TGCTTACAATAACATCCACCACCCAAGCAAGTTAGTTGTGGGAGCCGACTTTCATTGTTTTAAGCATAAAATTGTGCCACAATGGGAAGATCCTGTATGTGCTAATGGAGGGGTGTGGAAAATGAATTTTTCGAAGGGTAGATCTGATACCAGCTGGCTATATACG CTGCTGGCAATGATTGGACATCAATTCGATCATGGAGATGAAATTTGTGGAGCTGTTGTTAGTATCCGTGGTAAGGCAGAAAAATTAGCTTTGTGGACCAAGAATGCTGCAAATGAAACAGCTCAG GTTAGCATTGGTAAACAATGGAAGCAGTTTCTAGATTACAGCGATTCAGTTGGCTTCATATTTCAC GATGATGCGCAGAGGCTCGACAGAAGTGCCAAGAATCGTTACACAGTATAG
- the LOC129895728 gene encoding uncharacterized protein LOC129895728, translating into MPSGSRKRKAAKKKKNLGGNNINNNNNVSQVSSSAIAVNSLSHGKEDLIHGGKKKTDGGEGSYFASQDHQFNDREGTREKQLEISLSESSIDKKKPNALEKGRNEANKVAIERVGTVQVEQELKHESESMRNDINIGRVETPRFPHEGGLRRRSSSRSKPAMSENIVQVATSASAIDNVAFGSLEKENEKRELGVMDEKTRVSEVIVDTGLEKRDDKAVETPNAKPSVAVKDDDKLETSDDAPAVDAGVHADDIKSSPPDHQSLVALGPRPVQTTSWKSCCGLFEVFAGSNK; encoded by the exons atgcCATCAGGTTCCAGAAAACGAAAAGCtgcaaagaaaaagaagaatttgggaggaaataatattaataataataataatgtttcACAAGTATCAAGTTCTGCTATTGCTGTTAATTCTCTCTCTCATG GTAAGGAAGATTTGATACATGGTGGTAAAAAAAAGACCGATGGCGGGGAGGGTAGTTACTTTGCTTCTCAAGATCACCAGTTCAATGATAGAGAGGGAACTAGGGAGAAGCAATTGGAAATTTCACTTAGTGAGTCGTCAATTGATAAGAAAAAACCAAATGCATTGGAAAAAGGAAGAAATGAAGCGAATAAAGTAGCAATAGAAAGGGTAGGTACCGTTCAGGTCGAACAAGAATTGAAGCATGAGAGTGAATCTATGAGAAATGACATTAACATTGGGCGTGTTGAAACCCCGAGATTCCCTCATGAAGGAGGCTTACGAAGGAGGTCAAGTAGTAGAAGCAAACCTGCTATGTCTGAGAACATAGTTCAGGTGGCCACAAGCGCTTCAGCTATTGATAATGTGGCCTTTGGATCATTGGAAAAGGAAAATGAGAAGAGAGAATTGGGCGTTATGGATGAGAAAACCAGAGTATCAGAAGTTATTGTGGATACGGGATTAGAGAAAAGGGACGATAAAGCTGTAGAAACTCCAAATGCAAAGCCCTCTGTGGCTGTAAAAGATGATGACAAACTAGAGACTTCGGACGATGCACCAGCAGTTGATGCTGGTGTTCATGCAGACGACATCAAAAGTTCTCCCCCTGACCATCAG TCACTAGTAGCTTTGGGTCCACGACCAGTGCAAACAACTTCCTGGAAGAGTTGCTGTGGTTTGTTTGAGGTGTTTGCAGGATCGAATAAATAA
- the LOC129894251 gene encoding bidirectional sugar transporter SWEET2a-like, giving the protein MEMSAAGGLLSTYSICSNAAGIAGNLFAFVLFVSPIPTFRRIIRNKSTEQFSGLPYIYALLNCLICLWYGTPIVSPGIILVFTVNSVGAVFQLAYILIFIVYAERTKKLEMLGLLLGVFAAFAAVVSISICLFQPPNRQTFVGYLSVVSLISMFASPLFIINLVIRTRSVEYMPFYLSLATFLMSLSFFAYGMFKQDPFISVPNGIGGVLGVIQLVLYWRYSRSNEEPTRSLLESNA; this is encoded by the exons ATGGAAATGTCTGCTGCAGGTGGTTTGTTGTCAACTTATTCAATTTGCAGTAATGCTGCTGGAATTGCTG GGAACCTCTTTGCATTTGTTTTATTTGTGTCACCAAT ACCAACATTCAGAAGGATCATCAGAAACAAGTCAACAGAACAATTTTCTGGGCTGCCTTATATATATGCCTTGTTGAATTGCTTAATATGTCTCTGGTATGGAACACCAATTGTATCTCCTGGTATTATATTGGTTTTTACGGTTAATTCTGTCGGTGCGGTTTTCCAGTTGGCTTATATACTCATATTCATCGTATATGCAGAGCGAACAAAAAAG TTGGAGATGTTGGGGCTTTTGCTTGGTGTTTTTGCTGCATTTGCTGCTGTGGTTTCCATCAGCATCTGTCTATTTCAACCACCAAATCGACAAACTTTCGTCGGATATTTGTCTGTtgtatctctcatttccatgtTTGCTTCTCCGTTGTTCATTATT AATTTGGTGATCAGAACAAGGAGTGTTGAGTACATGCCATTCTATCTCTCCCTTGCAACTTTTCTAATGAGCCTTTCTTTCTTTGCTTATGGAATGTTTAAGCAAGATCCATTTATTTCT GTCCCAAATGGGATAGGAGGAGTTCTTGGGGTCATACAACTGGTGTTGTACTGGAGATATAGCAGATCTAATGAGGAGCCAACAAGATCTCTCCTGGAGTCCAATGCATAA